The genomic segment GATGTTGGGGATGACGATGGCCAGCAGGaactgcgcggcgatgatcgaGAGCGTgagggcgacgtgcgcgggtCGGCTCAGCCGCCAGGCGCACTCCTCGGGGTCGCGAAGCGAGACTCGCGAGTCGCGCATGGCCAGCGTGTGCGCGACTTCGTCCCCGGGATCGGCccgttcctcctcgccggcgtctgtgagcaggtgctcgcggagctcatccgacgtcgcctcgtcaccgtaacggtcgtcgtaacggtcgtcggcgtccgtcgtcgcgcccgaccgcctcttcgcggcgtctccgcggTCCATGAAGATCTCGACCAGCACCTCGCGCATCACGCAGAACAAAACCGGATACGTGAGCGCCAACGACATCACGTAGCCGCCCTTGACGACAGCCTGGTCCAGCGCGGTGTTACGCCGAAAgtccacgagcacgtcgGCGTGGGTCCCGTCCCCGAAGAGCGCGAAGGCGACcacaccgacgccgacgtagATGGACGTGCACAGGCGAAGCGACCGTCGCGCCACCAACGCCTCGAACCGCTCCGGCGACCTCGGATGGTCCATCTCCGCGTACAGCGGGTGAACCACGAAATGGCACACGTACGCCGTGGTCATCACCGCGATGACGGAGATGGCCTCGCGCACGCTCGTGCGCGTTGGGTCGGGCAGTAGTCGGGGCGTCAGCGCCGCCAGCTTCCCAAACACGccggcgccagctgtgtcgccagctgtgtcatTGCCAaactcctcgacgacgtgcaTCACAAACTTGAAGAGCAAAACCGCGGCAAAGttggcggcgcacgcgacggacacgaacgacgcccccgcgagcgccttcaGGCTCCGCATCAGGCACAGCGGCGCGCACACCAGCACCAGCACGTACGCTATCGACGCGGGTCGGGTGCAGTACCACGCCGTCTCGTACGCCACCTGCGTTTGCGAGTGGTGGTTAGGCTCTACGTTTCCTCCGTTTTTTTGCGCCGCCCACCCGTCCAGCGCCCGTCCGATGAACGTGTCGGACGACTCGCCCCATCCAATCGCACCGTCGTCAGGGACAgccagggcggcgcgaaggtacgcacgttcgccgcgtgcgtcgtacgccgcgaccgggacCCCTGTGGAGGCGAGGAACGAATGGTACGAAGAAGGCCCGGACCTTAACGTCAGTCTGCCGTttggcgcgacggcggcgacggggacgcgacacgatccccccgcgcgcgcgaacgcccacggcagcagcgccgcgggcgcggcgtcctcgtcgtcctcgtcggagggcggcgccgcggggggcagcggcggcgggtagACGCGCGTGGCGTtgtcgcgcccgtcgtcgtagTCTGCGTaatcctccgcgtcggatcCCGGGCCGGGATCGACGTCGGGGAGGGTCCGTAGATCCGCGGGGGTTcccgcgagcacgtcgccgaAGATGATCTGGTAGACGACCATGATGCCGAAGTTGTTGAGAACGATGGCGAGCTGCACGGCGGtacgggcggcgtcgccgcagaaccgcgcggcgcacgctGCGTacgtgcccgcgcccgacgcctcGGTGGCGCGCACCAGGAATCGCACGGTGGtgccggtgacgacgtgcatggcgacgagggcgaggacgccgccgaggacgccgaggacgcggaagGCGTTCGGGATGGCCATGATGCCCGCGCCGATGATGGCGCTGGAGAGGTTGAACACCGCCGAGCCGGGCTTCTGCCCGGCGTGGGGATGGGGAACcgacgcgccctcgtcgccattCGGGGCGTCCCCCGGCCCCCCGAGCTCGACCGCCCCCTCCTCCATCCTGCCGTCGTCattcgcgtcgacgccgacgccctcgtcgatcgacgccgacggcatGGCGATATCACGGGCGTCCGCTCGCTTTGAccggcggcgctcgctcgcCCGGGGTTCAAAAGCGTCGTTGCCGCGACTGGGTTTTCCGGACTGGATGGGTTTTCCCGCGACTTTGTTCCGATCTGACGCGTTGCTGACGCTCGTGACCTGACCCGCGATGAACCAAGAAACGACCGTCTAAAATGTCTCACCTCCGTGGGCGAGCACGCACGGGGAAAAATGCCGAAACTTGAGGAAGTAATTGCGGGCTCCTCAGTggtcgatcgcgcgctcTCGGCGCGGCTCTCTCGGACGCATgagggccgcgcgcgggtctccgCGCCTCGCAGCCGGGCTGACGTGGCTCGCGCTGtgggcggcgtggacggtcGCGTCTTTCCCGGGGCCTCGGACGCACCCTTTGGGACCGGTGGTGGGATCGTCGTGGTGGAATGGCCCATCCAGCCTCCtgccggtcgccgccgccgcggatgcgacgcctggggacgccggcgcgggggggctCGGGACGACGATCCCGTCGCATCCCGGTGCGCccgggggggcgggggtggagGACCAAACGAAGGcgggatccgccgcggcgccgacgtcgccttcctcggcgccccgGTCGGGTGCCCAAACGGAAGatcccgtcgcgacgcccacggcgggggagccgacgggcgcgccgccagcggcgtcgtccgacgACCATCAGGCGACCGTGACGATGGTATCGACGTCCGATCCGGCCGCGTCCAAGCCTGTCCGGGAAGCGGATCccatcgcggagctcgcggcgtcgtgcgccatCGAGAACTCGTTCAGCCACGACGTGCTCCGGCAGTCCAACGtcacgctcgccgccctcggcggcgacgccggcgccggaggagggcgggaaCGGATGGTGTgcacgacggacgcggagaagggATCCGcagcgttcgcggcggccgaggacgcgcggctccgccgggagaaggaggcgcgcAAGGCCAAGGAGCGggaggccaaggagaaggccaagatCCCGTCGCTGAAAGACTTCAAGTCGGACATTGCCGCCaaggtgagcgccgcgaaggcggccaaggaggaACCCAAGGAGCACAAGGAGCCCCAAAAGGACAAGGATAAGGAGCACAAGGAGGGACACGCGACGTCTATAGAGCCAAACGTTTCGGATCAGAACGCAACCGGGACGGACCGAgcagacgccgccggcgagccgcccgctccctcgccggggaccgacgccgacgttaACGCGGAGGGTAACGCGAACCGCACGGGttccgacgtcgcgggttcgatctccggcgacgccaactccacggcgacgacggaggaggagagggagaggagggcgggggcgccggggacgggggcgccgaaaggggcggggtcggcgaaaggggcggcgtcggcggctgaGGAAAATCGAGGCgagcgtcggggcggcggggacgaaaaggcgggcggggagcccgcgtcggagcccgagcgcgacgatgccgcgcccgacgccgacgccgtcgcgggtgccgccgcgggtgcccgCTCTTCGGCCGAACCCGCCCatccgggcgcggcggaggaggacgagggcggcggcggaggaggaaagATTGAGGCGAGGTCggagccgcccgcggcgccggcgacctcggcgacctcggcaccctcggcaccctcggcaccctcggcgacccCGGAGGAtcagcccgcggcggcacccgcggcggcacccgcggcgggcgcgaccgacGGCGACCCGGCCGTCGCTTCTGCTCCCGCCGctgctcccgccgccgccgccgccgaggaggaggaccctTGGATAatgcccgcgtccgccgcggagggggAGGCGTTTATCCGGCAGTACAACTATGCGAGTtacgcgaacggcgcgcgcgtcgtgagCTCCAATCCGGAGTCAAAATCGGCGGGCGCTGCGCTCAAGGAGGACATGGACTCGTACTACCTCACGCCTTGCGCCGCCAAGAACGGCAGGTGGCTCACCGTGGAGCtctcggaggaggcggcggtgacggcggtgacgctcGCAAACTACGAGTTCCACTCCTCGGGGGTGCGAGAGTTTGAGGTgtgggcgagcgcggccggggcgcacgaccgcgaggaggactGGCGCAGGCTCGGCCggtgccgcgcgcgagacgggaGGGACGTGCAGACGTTCGTGCTGCCGAGGGGGCACTGGAGCAAGTACGTCCGGGTGAGCATGACGTCCCACTACGGCCGGCACCACTTCTGCACCCTGTCGCTGCTGAGGGTCCACGGCAAGGACGCGAAGCAGACGCTGGAGGAAGAGATGGAGGCGATCAACAGGGAGGTTgccgaggttgaggagaTTCTCAACGCCGGGGACGATTACGAGCCGGCTGGTGAGGCGGTTCAATCgggcggcggaagcggcgacgacgacaaacccgcggcggaggacgaggtaCAGGTGGCAGACACCGATTCGCCGTCGgagccgggggcggcgcccgaACCCCCGATCGAGCCCTCgatcggcacccccgacggcaccccgacggcacccccgacggagcttcccgccgacgcggggccgggggcgacgtcggaggCGAAGCCGCCGGGGGAGAGCGACtcggccggcgcggacgcgtcggcggctgcggatGATAAAAAAGAGGGGTTCTTCAAGTCATGGTTCgggaaggagaaggaggcggcgtcgaaggaggaggcggccaaggaggcggcgtcgaaggaggaggcggccaaggaggaggcggccaaggaggcCCGTgactcgccgccccgcccggatcacgcgctcaccgaccccgcgaaggaggcgggtTCAAAGTCCCGatccgacgaggagaaggaggacgacgggagcGGAAGCGGCGGGGAGGACACGGTCGGGGtcgagccgcccgcgtcaGCAGAGACCGCCCCGGGATCTTCGGAACGGTCGTTGTCGtccgaggaggcgaagacCGCCAcggccgacgcgagggagggtgcggagccggcggctgagacgccgacgacgccgcccgccgcggaggcggcggctcaGCCGATCCagcccaccgccgaggaggctgccgccgccgccgccgccgcgcagcagcagcagcagcagccccCGACG from the Micromonas commoda chromosome 8, complete sequence genome contains:
- a CDS encoding amino Acid/Auxin permease family (amino acid), which codes for MPSASIDEGVGVDANDDGRMEEGAVELGGPGDAPNGDEGASVPHPHAGQKPGSAVFNLSSAIIGAGIMAIPNAFRVLGVLGGVLALVAMHVVTGTTVRFLVRATEASGAGTYAACAARFCGDAARTAVQLAIVLNNFGIMVVYQIIFGDVLAGTPADLRTLPDVDPGPGSDAEDYADYDDGRDNATRVYPPPLPPAAPPSDEDDEDAAPAALLPWAFARAGGSCRVPVAAVAPNGRLTLRSGPSSYHSFLASTGVPVAAYDARGERAYLRAALAVPDDGAIGWGESSDTFIGRALDGWAAQKNGGNVEPNHHSQTQVAYETAWYCTRPASIAYVLVLVCAPLCLMRSLKALAGASFVSVACAANFAAVLLFKFVMHVVEEFGNDTAGDTAGAGVFGKLAALTPRLLPDPTRTSVREAISVIAVMTTAYVCHFVVHPLYAEMDHPRSPERFEALVARRSLRLCTSIYVGVGVVAFALFGDGTHADVLVDFRRNTALDQAVVKGGYVMSLALTYPVLFCVMREVLVEIFMDRGDAAKRRSGATTDADDRYDDRYGDEATSDELREHLLTDAGEEERADPGDEVAHTLAMRDSRVSLRDPEECAWRLSRPAHVALTLSIIAAQFLLAIVIPNIEVALGFMGSTLSVFVAFAAPAMIAIGVAKEAGADGSLAWAVLAFGVLVGASGLTVATWNVVSPPE
- a CDS encoding predicted protein; this translates as MRAARGSPRLAAGLTWLALWAAWTVASFPGPRTHPLGPVVGSSWWNGPSSLLPVAAAADATPGDAGAGGLGTTIPSHPGAPGGAGVEDQTKAGSAAAPTSPSSAPRSGAQTEDPVATPTAGEPTGAPPAASSDDHQATVTMVSTSDPAASKPVREADPIAELAASCAIENSFSHDVLRQSNVTLAALGGDAGAGGGRERMVCTTDAEKGSAAFAAAEDARLRREKEARKAKEREAKEKAKIPSLKDFKSDIAAKVSAAKAAKEEPKEHKEPQKDKDKEHKEGHATSIEPNVSDQNATGTDRADAAGEPPAPSPGTDADVNAEGNANRTGSDVAGSISGDANSTATTEEERERRAGAPGTGAPKGAGSAKGAASAAEENRGERRGGGDEKAGGEPASEPERDDAAPDADAVAGAAAGARSSAEPAHPGAAEEDEGGGGGGKIEARSEPPAAPATSATSAPSAPSAPSATPEDQPAAAPAAAPAAGATDGDPAVASAPAAAPAAAAAEEEDPWIMPASAAEGEAFIRQYNYASYANGARVVSSNPESKSAGAALKEDMDSYYLTPCAAKNGRWLTVELSEEAAVTAVTLANYEFHSSGVREFEVWASAAGAHDREEDWRRLGRCRARDGRDVQTFVLPRGHWSKYVRVSMTSHYGRHHFCTLSLLRVHGKDAKQTLEEEMEAINREVAEVEEILNAGDDYEPAGEAVQSGGGSGDDDKPAAEDEVQVADTDSPSEPGAAPEPPIEPSIGTPDGTPTAPPTELPADAGPGATSEAKPPGESDSAGADASAAADDKKEGFFKSWFGKEKEAASKEEAAKEAASKEEAAKEEAAKEARDSPPRPDHALTDPAKEAGSKSRSDEEKEDDGSGSGGEDTVGVEPPASAETAPGSSERSLSSEEAKTATADAREGAEPAAETPTTPPAAEAAAQPIQPTAEEAAAAAAAAQQQQQQPPTVGKDDKPLPAVPKPAVSEQRPSSPENVFSLMAKKIKSLELNQSMFDRYIESLSASYGGRFEDIAQEVNDLEELVANQTSALVELDKALDKATRGAKSDLSVAIERVGRDWAKNARETAADVRDKLASVERRWELYLGLTMFAVATVLGVAAFASGAQAALVLWREGAEPSERARLAAKVTAVACVVAGALSLGCYFAAAWLVFGRMATSVWAAGVQAAGAAFGYLRMNRRT